CGTGTACACCGCGTTGTCGACGCGTTTGACCATACTCGCGAGGATGACGTCGCTGAAGTCCGCTTTCGTGACCGACTGGTCGCGGTCGACGCCGACTGCGAAGCGCCCCGCCTCCTGGGCCGCACGGAACACGCCGGTCCCGGTGTTACCGGCCGCGTGGTAGACGATGTCAGCACCGGATTCGTACATCGAGAGGGCCGCCTCCTGTCCGCCGGAGGGGTCGTTGAAGTCGCCGACGTAGGCCGACTGGACCTCGACGTCCTCCTCCGCGTGCTTGACGCCGGCTTTGTAGCCGGCCTCGAAGCGACCGATGAGGTCACCCTCGACACCGCCGACGAAACCGACGCTCGCGGAGTCACCCTGCGTGGATCCGGCTCCAGCCGAGAAGTCCTGGCTGGTCAGCTTCGCGGCCATCAGTCCGATGAGGAACGAGCCCTGATGCTCACCGAACACGTACGAGCCGACGTTGTCCGCCTCGACGACGGAGTCGACGATCATGAAGTTCTGGTCCGGGTATTGTTCGGCGGTTTCTGTAAGGGCGTCCGCCTGCAGGAAGCCGATACAGCAGACGAGGTCGTAGTCCGGGTTCGAGGACTGCGCGTACTGCTGCTGGAGGCTACCGAAGTCCTGTACCGCTTCCGGCTGAGACTCGTCGTATTCGATACTCAGCTCGTCTGCCGCTCGGATAGCGCCGGTCTGAGCCTGGTCGTTGAACGACCCGTCACCGAGCCCGCCCGTCGCGTACACCATTCCGACACGAGCGGCCGGGCCGCTGTCGCCGCCGTCCCCGCCGTCGCTGTCGGTGTCCCCGCCGTCGCCTCCGTCGCCGTCCCCGCCATCGCCACCGAGGCATCCGGCTAACCCGATTGCAGTTGCGGTACCAACACTACTGATGAACGTGCGTCTCCGCTGTGACATGTCCCACCAGCGGTGTCGATAGGCGTTAAAGACTTCGGTGTCGCACATTAGCCACACCGGCGACAAATCATGGCAAGGCGGGCCGATCGGCTGTCGATACCGACGCCGCGGACATTTTATGTACTGGGTGTGAACGGCTGGCAATGACAATCTGGTCGCGTTCACACAGCAGCAACTGGCAGGCCCTGACGGGGCCCAGCACGCGGTGACTACCGTCGTCTTCGGGGCGCTGGTCGCCCTCGCGACGCTCACCGGGCTGGTGACAGCCTGGACACTCGGTGCGAACAGCAACTCACCGCCCTTCGCCCCGGCTATCGGCGCGAACGCCATTTCGACGATGCGCGCCGCCTTCATGATCGGCATCCTCGCCGCGCTGGGCGCACTGACCCAGGGCGGGAGTATCTCCGAGACAGTCGGAGCCGGCCTCATCGACGGTGTCGCCATCACATCGCTCGCAGCCATTGCCGGCCTGTTGACCGCGACGGGGTTCATGGCGTTCGGGATCTACTCGGGCTACCCCGTTCCAGCGGCGTTCGCGACGACGGGCGCGATGGTCGGCGTCGGGCTCTCGCTGGGCGGTCAGCCGGTCTTCGACACCTACCGCCGCATCATCACGTTCTGGCTGCTCGTCCCGCCAGTGTCGGGGAGCCTGGCCTATCTCACCGCGACCGTGTTGCGCCGGGACGACATCCCCGAGACGGTCGGCGTCCCGTTACTCGCCGGCGTCGTCGGCGGTATCGTCGCCAACGTCCAGTTGAGCATCATCCCGTCGCCGACCGGCACTGACCAGGGCTCGCTGGCCGGCTTCGCCGCGATGGTCGCTGGAACGGATATCGCCGCCGTCGCCGCGACGCTACTGGTCGCCGCCGGGAGCTTCTACTACATCCGCCGGCAGACCCAGGCCTCCGTCGACAAGGGCATCAAGACCTTTCTCGTCGTTCTCGGCAGCGTCGTCGCCTTCTCCAGTGGTGGCAGTCAGGTCGGCCTCGCGACCGGCCCGCTGGAGAACCTCTACGGCACCGAACTCGGCCTGCCCGGGTTCGTGTTGCTGGCACTCGGTGCGGTGGGCATCCTCGGCGGGGCGTGGATGGGCGCGCCTCGCCTGCTACAGGCGACCTCCCGCGAGTACGCACAGCTGGGCGTCCGGCGCTCAATCGCCGCACTGGTTCCCGGGTTCATCATCGCACAGGCCGCCATCGCGCTGGGCATCCCCATCTCGTTCAACAACATCATCATCTCCGGGGTCATCGGCGGCGGCCTGGCTGGCGGCTCCGCCGGCGTCTCGCGCCGGAAAATTGGCGTGACTGTCGGGTTCTGGCTCAGCACACTCGTCACCAGCGTCGTGCTCGGCTACGGCGTGTATCAGGTTCTGGAAGCGGCCCTCGGCAGCCAAGCGTGAAAAGCTCCCGCGTGCTGTCCGGGTCGACGACTACCGGACGACCGTCACCGTCACCGGGGCTTCGCTGACGACCGCCGTCGCAACGGTCCCGAGCAACCGCCTGGCGATCTCGTTTCGCGTCTCGCTGTGACCACCCATCACTACCTGGTCCACGTCGACCTCCTCGACGTAGTCCAGAATCGTTTCGGCTGGATCACCGGTCTCGACGGCTGTCTCGACCTGCCGGCCGACTTCGTTGGCCTGCTGTGACGCCCGGTCGACGAGATTCGCGGCCCGCTCGTCGGCCGCCGCCCGGCGGTCCTCGTCCGGTTCGAGCATCCCGCCTTCGCTCATCCCGGTATCGAGCGGCGCGACGACGTTCAGGACCGTAATCCGACAGTCGAACGTCTCCAGCGCGTACGTCAGCGCCTCGTCAGCCAGCGGTGAGCCGTCCAGCGGGACGAGGACGTGCGTCGGTGCCATATGTTCTCTCTGGCAGGAAGCTACAAGTAGCCACGGGCAAGCCGGCGCTTGCCAGATGTGTGTCAAGCCTGTCCCACATGAGTTCGAACCAGTGGAAGACTCGCTTCGCTCGTCTTCCAAGGCTCGAGTCCACTAATCACGACACTGTCGCTCACGGGTTGTTCGCGACAAGAATAGTCCATCCTGGATTCGAACCAGAACCAGACGTGCTCGCTTCGCTGTGCGCGACTGGCGGGGTTCGAATCAGTAATTACGATTTCGCGGCTCGCGAGTTTGCTCGCCACAGAAATAGTCCATCCTGGATTCGAACCAGGGTCGAAGCCCCCAGAAGGCTTCAGGATTGGCCTCTACCCCAATGGACTGTGTGCACTCTACAGTATCGGGTGCCCCTTTGTAAGCGTTGCGCGATTCGGTCGGACATGAAGCGTGTCAGCAGCCCACACAACACCGCCAGGAGAACAATAGCGTCATGCCTACGCTAGACGGCAAGACATCGACAGCGCTTTTTCGGGGTGCTGTGCACACTCGCGTATGTACGTTGGACGATTTGTCGTCGTCAGTCCCGAGGTCGGTGCGTACCGTGTCTCCTCGCGCTCGTTCCCCAACCGCCAGGCAGTCCAGCGCGACGGGACAGTGACCGTCGAGCCGACGCCAGACGCGCCGGAGACGGACAACCCCTACATCTCCTACAACGGCGTCCGCGTCACCGAGCGCGGCGCGGTCATCGGGAACGGTTCACACGTCGACCCAATCGCCGAAAAGCTCGAACTCGGCTATCCGGCACGGGACGCTATCGCGGAGCCGCTCCTCTCGCTCGACTTCGAGAAGGACGACTACGACACGCCGCGGGTCGCCGGCATCGTCGGCGTCGACGGGGCGGACCCGACGACCAACGCCGACGGGCCGGGGGCGGTCATCGGGACCGTCCGCCGGGACGCGCTGCTGGTCGAGGAAGTCACCGAGCCGACGCTGGTGGCGACCTACGAGGAGGACAGTCCGACGGCGTTCGACCTGGCCGCGACCGACGCCAGCGATGTGGCCCGCGAGGTGTACGACCACGAGTACGAGCACGCCGTCTGTTCGGCCGGCGTCGCGGGGTCGGCTGGCGAGTTCGACGTGGCAGTGTACAACGGGGAGTGAGCAGATGGCCACGCAGCGGACACAGATACTGAGCCAGGACCGACACTCAAGACCCCACAGGGGGTAGACACTAGCAATGGAACTCGGCATCCTCTCTGATATCCACGGCAATCGGGTGGCGCTAGCGGCGGTGCTTGCGGATATGCCGCCGGTTGACGGGCTGGTCTGTGCGGGCGACGTGGTCGGCTACAACCCCTGGCACGCCGACTGTGTCGACGCGATGCGGGGGCACACTGACGGGCTCCCCGCAGACGTTCCCTGGCCGACCGAAGAAGTCCCGACGGTGATGGGCAACCACGACAGGGCGGTCGCCGCCGAGACGCCGTTCGCGTTCAACGGGATGGCCCAGGCCGGCGTCGAACACGCCACGGAGCAGTTATCCGACGAGCAGATCGAGTGGCTGGCGGCGCTGCCCGACGAGCGCCGCGTGTGTGACGGCCGGGTAAAACTCGTCCACGGCCACCCGGACGACCCGGACCACTATACGTTCCCCGAGGAATTCGGCCCGGACCTGCTGGGCGACGAGGACGTACTCGTGATGGGGCACACACACCATCAGCACCACGAGGTGTACGAGGACGGCATCGTGATGAACCCCGGAAGCGTGGGCCAGCCCCGCGACAAGGACCACCGGGCAGCCTACGCCGTGCTCGACCTCGCGGACCTGACTGTCGAGGAGCACCGCGTGGCCTACGACACGAGCGAGGTCATCGACGCGGTTACCGACGCTGACCTGCCGCGGCAAATCGGCTTCCGGTTGACGCAGGGCCGGTAGCCACAGGGAGTGTACGTCGCCTGTCGCCGGCAGCCTGCAGAAACTGCAGCGGGAGGAGGGAATTTATGTCCGTGACCGCTACCGTGTGGTGTGGAGTCCCCATTCGAGGTCCTCGGAATTCCGCCGGACGCGGACGACGGGGAGATCGTCGATGCGTACCGCGAGCGGGTGAAGGAAGCCCACCCGGACCAGGGCGGCTCGACGGAGGAGTTCCAGGCGGTCAAAGACGCCTACGAGCGACTGCAGAACGGCTACGAGCCCGGGGACCCGCTACCGGACGAGTCACCGACGGGCGAACCCGGGTCCGAGACTGAGCAAGCCCCGCCGGAACCGGACGACCCGCTGGTGGAGTTTCTCAACTTCGAGGTGCTGGAGGACCACGGCTGGGCGCTCGAAGACGAGGATCTGTTCGAGAAAGCCGCCGACGCGAACTTGCGGTCGTCTGATTTCGGGCGGTTCTACGTCGATCCGAACGACACGTTGCTGGAAGCGGCCGAGAAGAACGGCTTTGCGTGGCCCTTTGCTTGCCGCGGCGGCGCGTGTACGAACTGCGCCGTCGCAGTCGTCGACGGCGAGATGCCGTCGCCGGCGAGCCACATTCTCCCGCCGGACCTCACCGAAAAGGGGATTCGGCTCTCGTGTATCGCCGCACCGGTGTCTGACGACGCGAAAATCGTCTACAACCTGAAACACCTGCCCGAAGTCAGCGAACTCCTGCTGCCCGCGAGCCGGTTCGAGCAGGCCTCCTCAACCGACTAACAAGTACCCAGCGATCAGAATACGTCCTGCACGAGCGAGAGGGCCTGTTCGCGGTCCTCCCACGGGACGAACACGGAGACCGACGTCGCGGACGTAATCACGTCGTAGAGGTGGATGTGCGCGTCGGCCAGCGGTTCGACGACCTGATGGGCGAGCGCCGACTGGCTCGGATCGCCGCCGGTGACACGGATGACGGCGATATCGTCCTCGACGGTGACCGACGAGAGCGTCTCGTCGTCGACGATACGGGCGTGCAGCAGCGCCTCGGCTTCCTCGGCGTCGTCTTCGTCGACGTAGAACGTCAGCGAGTCCATCCCCGAGGAGTTGGCCTCGATATTTATCTCCTCGTCGGCGATAGCGCCTGACAGGTCCGCGAGGATGCCCGGGCTGTTCCGGATAGCGCGGCCGGCAACGGTCACGCAGGCGATTGGCTGTTCCTGCAGGTCGATGAGGTTCTGGAACTCGCCCTCGATGGACGTGCCACCGGAGAGCAGGTCGCCGTGCTGATAGTGGACGACGCGAACGCCGAGGTCGTCGCTCTTGTATGATAGCGCCGACGGCGCGACCACCTCGGCCCCGCGGAACGACAGCGAACGGAGTTCGTCGACGGATATTTTGCCGACGTTCCGTGCGCCTTCGACGACACGCGGGTCCCCGGTCATGACACCCTCGACGTCGGTGACGATGACGACTTCGTCGGCGTCCATGTAGTCGCCCATCATCACGGCGCTGGTGTCGGAGCCGCCGCGGCCGAGCGTCGTCACGTTGCCCTGATAATCTTCGGCGAGGAAGCCGGTGATGACCGGGACGACGTCCTTGAGCTGGCCGGCCAGCGCGTGGGCACGCTTCTGTGTCTCCTCGACGTCGACCTCGCCGTACTCGTCGGTGATGATCGGCCAGTCCTCGCTGCCGGGTTCGAGGAAGACGGCCTCGATACCGCGGGCGGCGAGTGCGCCCTTGAGCATCCGAACGGA
The genomic region above belongs to Haloarcula hispanica ATCC 33960 and contains:
- a CDS encoding BMP family lipoprotein translates to MCDTEVFNAYRHRWWDMSQRRRTFISSVGTATAIGLAGCLGGDGGDGDGGDGGDTDSDGGDGGDSGPAARVGMVYATGGLGDGSFNDQAQTGAIRAADELSIEYDESQPEAVQDFGSLQQQYAQSSNPDYDLVCCIGFLQADALTETAEQYPDQNFMIVDSVVEADNVGSYVFGEHQGSFLIGLMAAKLTSQDFSAGAGSTQGDSASVGFVGGVEGDLIGRFEAGYKAGVKHAEEDVEVQSAYVGDFNDPSGGQEAALSMYESGADIVYHAAGNTGTGVFRAAQEAGRFAVGVDRDQSVTKADFSDVILASMVKRVDNAVYTSVESVVNDNFEGGAVNTLGLEQNGVEAVYGQQLGSEIPQGVKDEVSEVRQSIIDGDISVPTDPDNA
- a CDS encoding inorganic phosphate transporter, translated to MTTVVFGALVALATLTGLVTAWTLGANSNSPPFAPAIGANAISTMRAAFMIGILAALGALTQGGSISETVGAGLIDGVAITSLAAIAGLLTATGFMAFGIYSGYPVPAAFATTGAMVGVGLSLGGQPVFDTYRRIITFWLLVPPVSGSLAYLTATVLRRDDIPETVGVPLLAGVVGGIVANVQLSIIPSPTGTDQGSLAGFAAMVAGTDIAAVAATLLVAAGSFYYIRRQTQASVDKGIKTFLVVLGSVVAFSSGGSQVGLATGPLENLYGTELGLPGFVLLALGAVGILGGAWMGAPRLLQATSREYAQLGVRRSIAALVPGFIIAQAAIALGIPISFNNIIISGVIGGGLAGGSAGVSRRKIGVTVGFWLSTLVTSVVLGYGVYQVLEAALGSQA
- a CDS encoding universal stress protein; this translates as MAPTHVLVPLDGSPLADEALTYALETFDCRITVLNVVAPLDTGMSEGGMLEPDEDRRAAADERAANLVDRASQQANEVGRQVETAVETGDPAETILDYVEEVDVDQVVMGGHSETRNEIARRLLGTVATAVVSEAPVTVTVVR
- a CDS encoding IMP cyclohydrolase; its protein translation is MYVGRFVVVSPEVGAYRVSSRSFPNRQAVQRDGTVTVEPTPDAPETDNPYISYNGVRVTERGAVIGNGSHVDPIAEKLELGYPARDAIAEPLLSLDFEKDDYDTPRVAGIVGVDGADPTTNADGPGAVIGTVRRDALLVEEVTEPTLVATYEEDSPTAFDLAATDASDVAREVYDHEYEHAVCSAGVAGSAGEFDVAVYNGE
- a CDS encoding metallophosphoesterase family protein, producing MELGILSDIHGNRVALAAVLADMPPVDGLVCAGDVVGYNPWHADCVDAMRGHTDGLPADVPWPTEEVPTVMGNHDRAVAAETPFAFNGMAQAGVEHATEQLSDEQIEWLAALPDERRVCDGRVKLVHGHPDDPDHYTFPEEFGPDLLGDEDVLVMGHTHHQHHEVYEDGIVMNPGSVGQPRDKDHRAAYAVLDLADLTVEEHRVAYDTSEVIDAVTDADLPRQIGFRLTQGR
- the fer gene encoding ferredoxin Fer, with translation MESPFEVLGIPPDADDGEIVDAYRERVKEAHPDQGGSTEEFQAVKDAYERLQNGYEPGDPLPDESPTGEPGSETEQAPPEPDDPLVEFLNFEVLEDHGWALEDEDLFEKAADANLRSSDFGRFYVDPNDTLLEAAEKNGFAWPFACRGGACTNCAVAVVDGEMPSPASHILPPDLTEKGIRLSCIAAPVSDDAKIVYNLKHLPEVSELLLPASRFEQASSTD
- a CDS encoding aspartate kinase, which codes for MRVVAKFGGTSLGSGDRINRAADSIAAAVQQGHEVAVVASAMGNTTDELLDEINYDADSADRAEIVSMGERTSVRMLKGALAARGIEAVFLEPGSEDWPIITDEYGEVDVEETQKRAHALAGQLKDVVPVITGFLAEDYQGNVTTLGRGGSDTSAVMMGDYMDADEVVIVTDVEGVMTGDPRVVEGARNVGKISVDELRSLSFRGAEVVAPSALSYKSDDLGVRVVHYQHGDLLSGGTSIEGEFQNLIDLQEQPIACVTVAGRAIRNSPGILADLSGAIADEEINIEANSSGMDSLTFYVDEDDAEEAEALLHARIVDDETLSSVTVEDDIAVIRVTGGDPSQSALAHQVVEPLADAHIHLYDVITSATSVSVFVPWEDREQALSLVQDVF